The Seleniivibrio woodruffii genome window below encodes:
- a CDS encoding glycogen synthase, whose product MIAVHITSEVYPFSRTGMLGDSVFGLAKSQASLGQETVVFSPMYTSAGCYEPYGLVKGRDITVYAAGVCYFFTTFSTQLDGVRYVFFNNEELYNRRYIYGTSSYDYSDNDIRYGMFCMASLQYIREESIHPDIIHCHEWQAGLVPVYKHLFYEDIKAKIVFTIHDITFQGVFGKFSIQSLGLPWEMYNIEELEFYENISLLKGGATHSDFITLLSPTYAKEVQTEENSFGLGSFMAKFEDRIEGILGGIDYDRFNPETDQFIKMNYNADTVQHKLVNKEDFLSETGLGNTELPLFLLETKFTERKGLELLADCADKLAEIPANFAILGYGEPKFCSKFKEIANNHNNVFTSIGISESMLHKAYAAADFVLRPSLSDPCGKSQMLGMRYGALPVVRRTGGLIDTVVDIEDGGYGFFMDGYSRHDLIKQINRAVDFFQNKAILFEYAAKVMRLDFSWMRTAEKFILLYQRILGGS is encoded by the coding sequence ATGATAGCCGTGCATATCACCAGCGAGGTCTACCCCTTTTCCCGAACGGGGATGCTGGGGGATTCCGTTTTCGGACTGGCAAAGTCTCAGGCTTCACTTGGACAGGAAACAGTCGTGTTCTCGCCCATGTACACCTCGGCAGGGTGCTACGAACCCTATGGCCTTGTCAAGGGACGGGATATAACCGTTTATGCGGCCGGGGTCTGCTATTTTTTCACAACCTTTTCAACACAGCTGGACGGCGTGCGCTACGTCTTTTTTAATAATGAGGAACTCTACAACCGCAGATACATCTACGGAACCTCCAGCTATGACTACTCCGACAACGACATCCGCTACGGCATGTTCTGCATGGCCTCCCTGCAATACATCAGAGAGGAGAGTATACATCCCGATATCATCCACTGCCACGAATGGCAGGCGGGACTTGTTCCTGTGTATAAACACCTTTTTTATGAAGATATTAAAGCTAAAATAGTCTTCACCATACACGACATCACCTTTCAGGGGGTCTTCGGCAAGTTCTCCATACAGTCGCTGGGGCTTCCATGGGAAATGTACAACATTGAAGAGCTTGAGTTTTATGAAAATATAAGCCTCCTGAAGGGCGGAGCGACCCATTCGGACTTCATAACCCTTCTGAGCCCGACCTACGCAAAAGAGGTTCAGACCGAGGAGAACTCTTTCGGTCTGGGCTCGTTCATGGCGAAGTTTGAAGACAGAATAGAGGGCATTCTGGGCGGCATAGACTATGATAGGTTCAATCCGGAGACCGATCAGTTCATCAAAATGAACTACAATGCGGACACCGTTCAGCATAAACTTGTCAACAAAGAGGATTTTTTGTCAGAGACCGGACTCGGCAACACTGAGCTTCCCCTCTTTCTGCTGGAAACGAAATTTACAGAGCGCAAGGGGCTTGAGCTTCTGGCCGACTGTGCGGACAAACTTGCCGAAATTCCTGCAAATTTCGCAATTCTGGGCTACGGCGAACCAAAGTTCTGTTCAAAATTTAAGGAAATAGCAAATAACCATAACAATGTCTTTACATCCATCGGTATAAGTGAATCTATGCTCCACAAAGCCTATGCGGCAGCGGACTTTGTCCTGCGCCCCTCACTTTCCGACCCCTGCGGCAAAAGCCAGATGCTTGGAATGCGCTACGGCGCTCTGCCTGTTGTCAGACGCACCGGAGGCCTCATCGACACTGTTGTCGATATCGAAGACGGAGGCTACGGATTTTTCATGGACGGATACAGCCGTCACGACCTGATAAAACAGATCAACAGAGCAGTGGATTTTTTCCAAAATAAGGCTATATTGTTTGAATATGCCGCCAAAGTTATGAGGCTGGACTTCTCATGGATGAGAACGGCGGAGAAATTTATCCTATTGTATCAACGGATTCTTGGAGGCAGCTGA
- a CDS encoding glycoside hydrolase family 57 protein — MKKLRLCFLWHMHQPYYKDDLDGQYHMPWVYLHALKDYYELPFYHKIYGQVKGTYNLVPSLLVQLADYTTTDVADTFIRLMKKDVRELTQDEKNLLIPQLFMANYKNQAKPLKRYRELYDRKGDTPLFETAKLNFSEQELTDLQIMYLISWCGIFTRRNVPVIQELMDRERNFLHKDKLNLLEALADFIKSILPLYKDLQNSGRIEVSATPFYHPILPLLLDHRSAKEALPDMPMPSINADFSAHARVHVQSAVDYFRDIFGNPPKGMWPAEGSISNKAAELFRNCGIRWIASDEDVLSASIGRDLRDKHQRQRLYKKHGFHTPAGGINIFFRDKELSDLVGFTYSGWDAGKAVDDFMTKLAEIYDLCDFSPIVPVILDGENAWEYYPDNASKFFDLLYMRLSSCNWVETLTMSEATECDTPEEPLDRIRAGSWIYANFTTWMGHPEKNEAWRILAEAHSRYAAKADIAENRELIEKELFAAEGSDWFWWYGDDHFSLQSDVFDKLFRRHIANVYTLLGEKVPQEVNRPIKKSHKSGLLKAPAGEISPVIDGRVTSFFEWLGAGRFDLKFDAGAMTASSNVMHMLYFGFDKENIYMRLDGTFREIANLGYELDVEITAGETKHFTFPLINEYNDDRGMHSCLESVFEAALPRKFANGTEKIYVTFRLKRDGRILETAPVYNTVEIDLTHDSGRDWIA; from the coding sequence ATGAAAAAACTCAGGCTGTGCTTCTTATGGCATATGCATCAGCCCTACTACAAGGACGACCTTGACGGGCAATACCACATGCCCTGGGTTTACCTGCACGCCCTGAAAGATTACTACGAGCTTCCTTTTTACCACAAAATATACGGACAGGTGAAGGGCACATACAACCTTGTGCCCTCTCTCCTTGTCCAGCTCGCCGACTACACCACAACAGACGTTGCCGACACCTTTATCAGGCTTATGAAAAAGGATGTGCGGGAGCTGACGCAGGACGAAAAGAACCTGCTTATCCCTCAGCTTTTCATGGCCAACTATAAAAATCAGGCCAAGCCGCTGAAACGATACCGTGAGCTTTACGACCGCAAAGGGGACACTCCGCTGTTTGAAACGGCAAAGCTTAATTTTTCAGAGCAGGAACTCACCGACCTTCAGATAATGTATCTGATAAGCTGGTGCGGAATTTTCACACGCAGAAATGTCCCTGTTATTCAAGAACTTATGGACAGGGAGCGGAATTTTCTGCACAAGGACAAGCTGAACCTTCTGGAGGCTCTGGCAGACTTTATAAAGTCCATTCTTCCGCTGTATAAAGATTTACAGAACAGCGGGCGAATCGAAGTTTCGGCCACACCCTTTTACCACCCCATCCTCCCTCTGCTGCTGGATCACAGAAGCGCAAAGGAGGCACTGCCCGACATGCCAATGCCCAGCATAAATGCGGACTTCTCCGCACATGCAAGGGTGCACGTTCAGTCGGCGGTGGACTATTTCAGAGATATTTTCGGCAATCCCCCCAAAGGCATGTGGCCTGCGGAGGGGAGCATTTCCAATAAAGCGGCGGAACTTTTCCGCAATTGCGGAATCCGCTGGATAGCAAGCGACGAGGACGTTCTGTCGGCTTCCATAGGCCGTGACCTGCGTGACAAACATCAGAGACAGAGGCTGTATAAAAAGCACGGTTTCCACACACCCGCCGGCGGCATAAACATCTTCTTCCGTGATAAGGAGCTTTCAGACCTCGTGGGGTTCACCTACAGCGGGTGGGATGCGGGGAAGGCTGTGGACGATTTTATGACCAAGCTGGCAGAGATCTATGACCTGTGCGATTTCTCTCCCATAGTGCCTGTGATTCTGGACGGCGAGAACGCATGGGAATACTATCCCGACAATGCATCAAAGTTCTTCGACCTGCTCTACATGCGGCTCTCCTCCTGCAACTGGGTTGAGACGCTCACAATGTCCGAGGCGACTGAGTGCGACACTCCGGAAGAGCCTCTGGACAGGATACGGGCTGGATCGTGGATATATGCCAACTTCACCACATGGATGGGACATCCTGAAAAGAACGAGGCATGGCGGATTCTGGCGGAAGCCCACAGCAGATATGCGGCAAAGGCCGATATTGCGGAAAACAGAGAACTGATAGAGAAGGAACTTTTTGCGGCGGAGGGTTCGGACTGGTTCTGGTGGTACGGTGACGACCATTTCAGCCTCCAGTCGGACGTTTTCGACAAGCTGTTCCGCAGGCATATAGCAAACGTTTACACACTGCTGGGCGAAAAAGTGCCGCAGGAAGTGAACAGACCCATCAAAAAGAGCCACAAATCAGGGCTTCTCAAAGCTCCGGCGGGGGAAATATCCCCTGTCATCGACGGACGTGTGACCAGTTTCTTCGAGTGGCTGGGGGCGGGCAGATTCGACCTCAAGTTCGACGCAGGGGCAATGACCGCTTCGTCGAACGTTATGCACATGCTCTATTTCGGATTCGACAAAGAGAATATATACATGAGGCTGGACGGCACTTTCAGGGAGATAGCCAATCTCGGCTACGAGCTTGATGTGGAGATAACGGCGGGGGAAACGAAGCATTTCACCTTCCCGCTCATCAACGAATACAACGACGACAGAGGGATGCACTCCTGTCTGGAGTCGGTGTTTGAAGCGGCTCTCCCCAGAAAATTTGCCAACGGCACAGAGAAGATATACGTCACGTTCCGGCTGAAAAGGGACGGCAGGATTCTGGAAACCGCACCCGTGTATAACACGGTGGAGATAGACCTGACCCACGACAGCGGACGGGACTGGATTGCGTAA
- a CDS encoding glycoside hydrolase family 57 protein codes for MPKGYWMLVLHSHLPFVKHPEYSYFLEEQWFYEAISETYLPILRYMKQMEDEGVHFRFAVSVTPPLAEMMCDELLMKRYEEHLEKLIELSEKEIERTKGTCFEGLAHMYRKRFGDLKEFYYGWLDRSLIKGYKHFLEKGNIDVITCGFTHGFLPLLNDNLKAVRAQIEMAVKSHTEKFGRAPKGIWLPECAYFEGLDEVLAEYGIRYFFVDTHGVLYSKPRPRFGVYAPVYTESGVAAFGRDYYSSKQVWSSKEGYPGDAHYRDFYRDIGYDLDHDYIKPYISPDGERVFTGLKYHRITGDSDFKEFYQPEIASLKTVDHAKHFVAGREKQIEEIAELIDRKPMVVSPYDAELFGHWWFEGPEFLYNVFKEMDRSDTVKAITPLEYLNEYSTNQVVKVNPSSWGDKGYYDVWLNRGNDWIYRHLHFMSDSMVNLAKYHHATADDTIRRCLNQMARELFLAQSSDWAFLITTGTAIEYAVQRTKEHIYNFLRLKDMVESRDFDYGFLETVEQKNSIFKNMDFRIYC; via the coding sequence ATGCCGAAAGGTTACTGGATGCTGGTGCTTCACTCGCACCTGCCGTTCGTAAAGCATCCCGAATACTCGTATTTCCTTGAAGAACAATGGTTTTATGAAGCAATATCAGAAACCTACCTGCCCATTTTGAGATATATGAAACAGATGGAGGACGAAGGAGTCCACTTCCGTTTCGCAGTTTCCGTCACCCCTCCCCTTGCGGAGATGATGTGCGACGAGCTGCTGATGAAACGCTATGAGGAACATCTGGAAAAGCTTATTGAGCTTTCGGAAAAAGAGATTGAACGCACCAAGGGAACCTGTTTCGAAGGGCTTGCCCACATGTACAGAAAGAGGTTCGGCGACCTCAAAGAGTTTTACTACGGCTGGCTGGACAGAAGCCTCATAAAAGGATACAAACATTTCCTTGAAAAAGGGAATATAGATGTCATCACCTGCGGGTTCACCCACGGGTTCCTGCCGCTTTTAAACGACAACCTGAAAGCTGTACGTGCGCAGATAGAAATGGCGGTCAAAAGCCACACCGAAAAATTCGGCAGAGCACCGAAAGGAATCTGGCTGCCGGAGTGCGCCTATTTTGAAGGGCTGGATGAGGTTCTGGCGGAATACGGCATACGCTATTTCTTCGTGGATACCCACGGCGTTCTCTATTCCAAACCACGCCCCAGATTCGGCGTTTACGCACCGGTCTACACAGAGTCGGGAGTTGCGGCGTTCGGGCGTGACTACTACTCGTCAAAGCAGGTCTGGAGCTCCAAAGAGGGCTATCCGGGCGACGCTCACTACAGAGATTTCTATCGTGACATAGGCTATGACCTTGACCACGACTATATAAAACCCTACATCAGCCCTGACGGCGAAAGGGTTTTCACCGGACTGAAATATCACCGGATCACAGGCGATTCGGACTTTAAAGAGTTTTATCAGCCGGAAATAGCGTCTCTGAAGACAGTTGACCATGCAAAACACTTCGTTGCGGGACGTGAGAAGCAGATAGAGGAGATCGCAGAACTCATCGACAGAAAACCCATGGTGGTCTCTCCGTATGATGCCGAGCTTTTCGGCCACTGGTGGTTCGAAGGGCCTGAGTTTCTCTATAACGTATTCAAGGAAATGGACAGATCGGACACCGTAAAGGCTATCACTCCCCTTGAGTATCTGAACGAATACTCCACAAATCAGGTGGTTAAGGTCAACCCATCGTCATGGGGCGACAAAGGCTACTATGACGTATGGCTGAACCGTGGCAACGACTGGATATACAGACACCTTCACTTTATGTCCGACAGCATGGTGAACCTTGCAAAATATCATCACGCAACTGCTGACGACACTATCCGCAGATGCCTGAACCAAATGGCCAGAGAGCTTTTCCTCGCACAGTCCAGCGACTGGGCGTTCCTCATAACAACCGGAACGGCCATAGAGTACGCTGTGCAGAGAACAAAAGAGCACATCTATAACTTCCTGCGCCTTAAGGATATGGTTGAAAGCAGGGATTTTGACTACGGCTTCCTTGAGACCGTTGAACAAAAGAATAGTATTTTTAAAAATATGGATTTCAGAATTTACTGCTAA
- a CDS encoding galactose-1-phosphate uridylyltransferase, with protein MSELRFDPVKKIWSVIASERSRRPEDFLVRRLTANGEHTEVCPFCPGSEDKAGQEIFSLRDAQGDWLTRVVPNKYPAFRIEGELQRFAHGMYDCVAGIGAHEVVIETPKHHMNIGSYTDKVLKDVFTTFRERVLDLKKDTRFRYIMPFKNYGTLAGANLEHPHSQIIALPVTPDIVKTKLTSAQEHYRNKERCIFCDILNQEKDEGSRIVYENQDFTAFCPFASSLPFEVLIFPKRHTHCFEKSDDSELSGLADIVREVFRRLYKCLENPPLNMVVHTSPPSVRRPSQPNYWQSIEQDFHWHIEITPRLSGIAGFESGTGFFINPVSPESAAGFLKGVN; from the coding sequence ATGTCGGAACTCAGATTTGACCCCGTTAAAAAAATATGGTCGGTGATTGCTTCCGAAAGAAGCCGCAGACCTGAAGATTTTCTGGTGCGCAGGCTCACCGCAAACGGCGAACATACGGAAGTGTGCCCCTTCTGCCCCGGCAGCGAGGACAAGGCCGGACAGGAGATTTTTTCGCTGAGAGATGCGCAGGGCGACTGGCTGACAAGGGTCGTTCCGAACAAATATCCCGCATTCCGCATTGAAGGGGAACTGCAAAGGTTCGCCCACGGAATGTATGACTGTGTGGCGGGCATAGGCGCACATGAAGTGGTGATCGAAACCCCGAAACACCACATGAACATAGGCAGCTACACCGACAAGGTTTTAAAGGATGTGTTCACCACCTTCAGAGAGCGTGTGCTCGACTTGAAAAAGGACACAAGATTCAGATATATAATGCCTTTTAAAAACTACGGGACTCTGGCGGGCGCAAACCTTGAACACCCCCACTCCCAGATAATTGCACTGCCTGTTACGCCGGATATTGTTAAAACAAAGCTCACATCGGCGCAGGAGCATTACAGAAATAAAGAACGCTGCATTTTTTGTGATATACTGAATCAGGAAAAGGACGAAGGAAGCAGAATAGTCTATGAGAATCAGGATTTCACAGCCTTCTGCCCCTTCGCATCGTCTCTGCCGTTCGAGGTTCTTATTTTCCCGAAACGGCACACCCACTGCTTCGAAAAATCGGACGATTCGGAGCTGAGCGGGCTTGCGGATATCGTCCGTGAGGTTTTCAGAAGACTTTACAAATGTCTGGAAAACCCGCCCCTTAATATGGTGGTACACACCTCGCCGCCGTCAGTCAGAAGACCTTCTCAGCCGAACTACTGGCAGAGCATCGAACAGGATTTTCACTGGCACATAGAGATTACGCCCAGACTCTCAGGCATTGCCGGATTTGAGTCGGGAACAGGATTCTTTATAAACCCCGTGTCGCCGGAGAGTGCGGCAGGGTTCTTAAAAGGAGTGAACTGA
- a CDS encoding DUF4912 domain-containing protein yields MKFEDMNKAELYEIAKKFNIKNRSAMTKEELANALSKYDKTVSSKGAAQESVSSHVTAEAKNEPQPLKKEYPIPDIYNINTVVLLPVNPKKEYVYWEVSDKTMNEFCRSYNTADPIFILKVFTGEEDNIAELASVRVGKYGNWYFDLYCPDQRLWAEIGMLDSMGNYHTISTSKRIKMPTDRISDLIDEETWMTVGENIEKIYHLSGVTDLQKEELLSSARMHSELFKKLHQTEGGMSSSSLTRKGGE; encoded by the coding sequence ATGAAATTTGAGGATATGAACAAGGCAGAATTATACGAGATTGCCAAAAAATTTAATATTAAGAACAGAAGCGCAATGACAAAGGAAGAACTGGCCAATGCTCTGTCAAAATACGACAAGACCGTTTCGAGCAAAGGAGCCGCTCAGGAGAGCGTTTCCAGCCATGTCACCGCTGAAGCGAAGAACGAACCTCAGCCGCTGAAAAAAGAGTATCCCATTCCGGATATCTACAACATAAATACCGTTGTGCTCCTCCCCGTTAACCCCAAAAAGGAATACGTATATTGGGAGGTCTCCGACAAGACCATGAACGAATTCTGCCGCAGCTACAACACCGCAGATCCCATCTTTATCCTCAAGGTGTTCACAGGCGAAGAGGACAATATCGCCGAGCTGGCCAGCGTCCGTGTGGGCAAATACGGCAACTGGTATTTCGACCTCTACTGCCCCGACCAGAGACTCTGGGCTGAAATAGGAATGCTTGACTCAATGGGAAACTACCACACCATAAGCACCTCCAAGCGCATTAAAATGCCCACCGACCGCATCAGCGACCTCATCGACGAGGAGACATGGATGACAGTCGGCGAAAACATAGAAAAAATATATCATCTTTCAGGTGTGACCGACCTTCAGAAAGAGGAACTGCTCTCCAGTGCCAGAATGCACTCAGAGCTGTTTAAAAAACTACATCAGACCGAGGGCGGAATGTCCTCATCCTCACTTACACGCAAAGGCGGTGAATAA
- a CDS encoding alpha-amylase/4-alpha-glucanotransferase domain-containing protein: protein MKLPLHLGIHCHQPVDNFYHVVDIAVDQSYRPFFELLLKKPALKVSVHYSGWLFEYIKKHHADLFGMMQEANRNGQTEFFSGGFYEPVLAAIPSRDRKEQIKKLNGFIEDNFQVSPKGLWLTERVWDSSIIPDCADCGIEYVIVDDYHFIAAGFYESMLHGHFKTEQDGREMLIFPISEKLRYMIPFRPAADVVQYLGDIAAEGGKSLTIFDDGEKFGLWPKTHEWVYEKGWLNSFVDAVDKSGHSEFALFRDTVQAVRPAQIAYLPTVSYFEMGEWSLFSERTAKMEKFVKETEKLHEDDTAKVFVKGGIWKNFLVKYPESNRIHKRTMKLSKDADRLKDARLYEALYKAQCNDVLWHGIFGGLYLPNLRNNAYRFIIEGEKLVEELEKPSYPSVSVDDFDFDGYEEAYVRTPELNFMFVSVDGGQLVSIEDKVNCYNFQNTLARRKEAYHEKMLNPAEPEETEETEETAEDDGIATIHNDSTEVNEELTKHLIYDWHNKNSFIDHFVHRFDAEEFRNMSFGEMGDFANRPAEMDVKTDGITFTRTGGLYRYDQKTPCTVTKEYSFDEKGLKLKLKASAELDEELDYVMEMNLHFNDLENVLINGKDPQESEGQALTKVELGEKHTPSKISLEISNGAKLYSYQVMTVSQSESGADLTRQGICLLFPFRFRKNLELECRLTLGR, encoded by the coding sequence ATGAAACTTCCCCTTCATCTCGGAATACACTGCCACCAGCCGGTGGACAACTTTTATCATGTGGTGGACATAGCCGTTGACCAGAGCTATCGTCCCTTCTTCGAACTGCTGCTGAAAAAGCCCGCCCTCAAGGTGAGCGTGCATTACAGCGGATGGCTGTTCGAATACATTAAGAAACATCATGCAGACCTGTTCGGCATGATGCAGGAGGCCAACAGAAACGGACAGACGGAGTTCTTCTCCGGCGGGTTCTATGAGCCTGTGCTGGCCGCCATCCCCTCCCGTGACCGCAAAGAGCAGATAAAAAAGCTCAACGGTTTCATCGAGGATAATTTTCAGGTGTCGCCCAAAGGTCTGTGGCTCACCGAGCGGGTGTGGGACAGCTCCATAATCCCCGACTGCGCCGACTGCGGCATAGAATACGTCATAGTGGACGACTATCATTTCATCGCCGCCGGATTCTACGAATCCATGCTCCACGGACACTTCAAAACCGAGCAGGACGGACGGGAGATGCTGATATTCCCCATCAGCGAAAAGCTGAGATATATGATACCTTTCAGGCCTGCGGCGGACGTTGTTCAGTATCTGGGCGATATAGCCGCCGAGGGCGGAAAATCACTTACGATATTTGATGACGGCGAAAAATTCGGTCTCTGGCCTAAAACCCACGAATGGGTCTATGAAAAGGGCTGGCTGAACAGCTTCGTTGATGCGGTCGACAAGAGCGGACACAGCGAATTTGCACTGTTCAGAGACACGGTTCAGGCGGTTCGCCCTGCACAGATAGCCTATCTGCCCACCGTCTCATACTTCGAGATGGGCGAATGGTCGCTCTTCTCCGAACGCACCGCAAAGATGGAAAAATTCGTCAAAGAGACTGAAAAACTCCACGAGGACGACACGGCGAAAGTGTTCGTAAAGGGTGGAATCTGGAAGAATTTTTTAGTAAAATACCCTGAATCAAACAGGATACATAAACGCACGATGAAACTGTCAAAGGATGCAGACAGGCTTAAGGATGCAAGACTCTATGAAGCTCTTTACAAAGCCCAGTGCAACGACGTCCTGTGGCACGGAATCTTCGGCGGTCTCTATCTGCCGAACCTTCGCAACAACGCCTACAGGTTCATAATCGAAGGCGAAAAACTGGTTGAAGAGCTTGAAAAGCCCTCCTACCCTTCCGTTTCCGTCGATGATTTCGATTTCGACGGCTACGAGGAGGCATACGTCCGCACTCCGGAGCTGAATTTCATGTTCGTATCCGTTGATGGCGGTCAGCTGGTGTCCATCGAGGACAAGGTAAACTGCTATAACTTCCAGAACACTCTGGCACGCCGCAAAGAGGCATATCACGAGAAGATGCTGAACCCAGCAGAGCCGGAAGAGACTGAGGAGACCGAAGAAACCGCCGAAGACGACGGAATAGCCACAATCCACAACGACAGCACTGAAGTGAACGAAGAGCTTACGAAACATCTTATATACGACTGGCACAACAAGAACAGCTTTATCGACCATTTTGTCCACCGTTTCGATGCGGAGGAGTTCCGCAATATGAGCTTCGGCGAGATGGGTGATTTTGCCAACCGCCCCGCCGAAATGGATGTCAAAACAGACGGAATAACTTTCACGAGGACAGGCGGGCTGTACAGATACGATCAGAAAACACCCTGTACGGTCACTAAGGAATACTCATTCGATGAAAAGGGACTGAAACTGAAACTGAAAGCCTCTGCAGAACTTGACGAGGAGTTGGACTACGTAATGGAGATGAACCTCCATTTCAACGACCTCGAAAACGTGCTCATCAACGGAAAAGATCCGCAGGAGAGCGAAGGGCAAGCTCTGACTAAAGTCGAATTAGGAGAAAAACATACACCGTCGAAGATTTCACTTGAAATAAGCAACGGTGCGAAACTATATTCATATCAGGTGATGACTGTTTCCCAGTCCGAAAGCGGCGCAGACCTCACCCGACAGGGCATCTGTCTGCTGTTCCCCTTCCGTTTCAGAAAAAATCTTGAGCTTGAATGCAGGCTCACACTGGGCAGGTGA